The DNA sequence GGCAGTAGTATCTGTCGTGAAATAAGGGTTACCAATCCCTGCCCCAAAGATTACAGTACGACCTTTTTCCAGGTGACGTACAGCCCGACGACGAATAAAAGGCTCACATACCTGATCAATACGAATACCAGACATTAACCGTGTGTAAATACCATGACTCTCCATAGAACTCTGTACAGCCATAGCATTAATCACAGTAGCCAGCATCCCCATATAATCTCCCTGAACACGATCAATGCCAGAGTTTTCACCATCCACACCTCTGAAAATGTTACCACCTCCAATTACAATAGCCACTTCCACACCTGCATCTACTACTTTTTTAACTTCCAGTGCATATTGGGTTAACCGTTTAGAATCAATACCATAGCCTTGTTCACCGGCCAGAGCTTCGCCGCTTAGTTTCAGTAGAATCCGTTTGTATTTCATTCGATCAATTAGTTTTGACCTGTGAGGTCTGGAATGACTTAAGATGAAGTAAGAGATAATAAGGTTGCAGAATAGCTTCCAATAAAGCCGCGCAAAGATAATAAAAAAGTTGAAAGTCGGTTGCGTGTTTTTTAATGGGCAGAAAAAGGTAATTTCTTTCTATTGCTATCTGTCATCCTGTATCAAAAAAATAAGTAAGAACGTTAGAAGGAAAGTAAAATCTGATTTTTCTCTACAGTTTCTCCTTTCTTTGCCTTGATTAACTTTACGACGCCATCTGCTGGGGCTTTTATAATATTCTCCATCTTCATTGCTTCAAGAATAATCAGAGGATCGCCTTTCTGAACCGACTGTCCTTCCGTTACCTTGATATCCAGAATCAAGCCCGGCATAGGAGCTTTCAGTTCTTTAATCTGTTTATTGCTTCCATTGCCCATACCAAGCCGCTGTAATAACAGATCAAATTTATCCTGGGCTTTCACTTCATATACCTGCCCATTCACTTTTACAGCAAAGGTTTTCTCTGCATAGTCAGCCTTTACTACTTCTACATTATAGGAATGATTATCTTTGAGAATATGGAAGATCCCCGGATGGGTCTCCATAAGATCCATATCCTGTGCTGCATTTTCATTCAGTTCAAATGTATGTTGGCTGTTAACGACAATTTTCAGCATAAAATCGGTTTTCCTGTTGATAAAAAGATAGATAAACGCATTACTTGTCTGTCTATATGACATTTTCCGAAGCTATAGACACATTTTTTCTATTTTAGGCAGTGGTTTGGCTTTGGTCTTCAGTCTCCTTACTATATTTACGCCAAATAAATGAAAGAAATCCAATGCACAAAAAACTGTTTGTTACAATCAGCTTTCTATCGCTGATTTTTTATTTTGACGCCTGCAAATCTTCACAACAACCTTCCGCTTCTACCAAAGAAACGCAATCTGATACAGCAGCTATTGACTCGGTGGCATCTGCCGTAATTGATTCAGCGGAAGCCGAAGAGAAAAAAGAACCAGAGGAAATGTATCCTTATCAACCCGAACGTACGCGCAAACACGACTTGCTTCACACACGCCTGGATGTACGATTTGACTGGAACAAACAACACCTGCTGGGAACCGCGACACTTACACTTAAACCTCATTTCTATACACAGGACTCTTTGTATCTTGATGCCAAAGGATTTGATATACAAAGTATTGATTTACTGGAAGCAGGAAAAGCTATCCGACTTCACTATGGCTATGACCAAAAAATCATAGGAATAAAACTGGCTAAGCCTGTAACACGAAATGATAAGTTTACAATACAAATCAAATATGTAGCCAAACCCAATGATTTACCCAAAGGAGGTAGTGCGGCTATTACAGAGGACAAAGGATTATATTTTATCAATCCGGATGGCAAAGATCCCAATAAACCCCGTCAGTTATGGACACAGGGGGAAACTCAGGCTTCTTCCTGCTGGTTTCCGACTATTGACTCACCTAACGAACGCTGTACAGAGGAAATTTATATCACTGTTGACAAAAACTATGCAACACTGTCCAATGGGCTTCTGATCTCATCCAAACAAAATTCGGATGGTACGCGTACCGATTATTGGAAACAAGATAAACCACATGCACCCTATTTGTTTATGATGGCTGTAGGTGATTTTGCAGTAGTTAAAGACAAGTGGAACAATATTGAACTTAGCTACTGGGTCGACAAATCGTACGGCAAATATGCCAAAGATATTTTTGGCCGTACACCAGAGATGCTTACGTTCTTCTCCAAAGTACTGGATTATCCCTATGCATGGGACAAATTTGCTCAGGTGGTTGTGCATGATTATGTATCAGGAGCTATGGAAAATACCACAGCTGTAGTATTTGGAGATTATGTACAAAAAGATGACCGCGAACTTATTGACGACACTAATGATGATGTGATTGCCCATGAAATGTTTCATCATTGGTTTGGGGATCTGGTAACCTGCGAATCCTGGTCTAACTTACCTCTTAATGAGTCGTTTGCTACTTATGGGGAGTATTTATGGATCGAACACAAACAAGGTCGGAATGAAGCAGATTACCATTTGCAGGCAGATCAGGAACAGTATCTGGCAGAAGCAGAAGGCAAACAGGAATCACTGATTCGCTATTATTATGCAGATAAAGAAGACATGTTTGATGCTCATTCCTATCAGAAAGGAGGGCTTATACTGCATATGCTTCGCAAATATGTAGGAGACGAAGCCTTTTTTAAATCATTGAACCTGTATCTGAAACGTAATGCTTTCACTAAAGTAGAAATTCATGACCTGCGCAAAGCATTTGAAGAAGTAACAGGAGAAGATCTAAACTGGTTTTTTGATCAATGGTTTCTGACTGCAGGTCATCCTAAAGTAAAAGTAGCCCATCAATATGCCAATGGAAAAGTGCAGCTACAGGTAAGCCAATCTCCTAGCGATGAAGATGTATCTCAAGTTTACCGCCTTCCAGTGCAGGTAGAAATCTGGACTGGAGGTAAAAAGACTACACATGAAATCACCATCAATCAATCTGAGCAGGTATTCGAGTTTCCGGCAGCAGCCAAACCAGACCTTGTTTTGTTTGATG is a window from the Xanthocytophaga agilis genome containing:
- the pyrH gene encoding UMP kinase, whose translation is MKYKRILLKLSGEALAGEQGYGIDSKRLTQYALEVKKVVDAGVEVAIVIGGGNIFRGVDGENSGIDRVQGDYMGMLATVINAMAVQSSMESHGIYTRLMSGIRIDQVCEPFIRRRAVRHLEKGRTVIFGAGIGNPYFTTDTTASLRAIEIEADVVLKGTRVDGIYTADPEKDPTATRYAHISFEEVYAKGLNIMDMTAFTLCKENNLPIIVFDMNKAGNLFDLVSGKDVGTLVTMNGE
- a CDS encoding biotin/lipoyl-containing protein: MLKIVVNSQHTFELNENAAQDMDLMETHPGIFHILKDNHSYNVEVVKADYAEKTFAVKVNGQVYEVKAQDKFDLLLQRLGMGNGSNKQIKELKAPMPGLILDIKVTEGQSVQKGDPLIILEAMKMENIIKAPADGVVKLIKAKKGETVEKNQILLSF
- a CDS encoding M1 family metallopeptidase, with translation MHKKLFVTISFLSLIFYFDACKSSQQPSASTKETQSDTAAIDSVASAVIDSAEAEEKKEPEEMYPYQPERTRKHDLLHTRLDVRFDWNKQHLLGTATLTLKPHFYTQDSLYLDAKGFDIQSIDLLEAGKAIRLHYGYDQKIIGIKLAKPVTRNDKFTIQIKYVAKPNDLPKGGSAAITEDKGLYFINPDGKDPNKPRQLWTQGETQASSCWFPTIDSPNERCTEEIYITVDKNYATLSNGLLISSKQNSDGTRTDYWKQDKPHAPYLFMMAVGDFAVVKDKWNNIELSYWVDKSYGKYAKDIFGRTPEMLTFFSKVLDYPYAWDKFAQVVVHDYVSGAMENTTAVVFGDYVQKDDRELIDDTNDDVIAHEMFHHWFGDLVTCESWSNLPLNESFATYGEYLWIEHKQGRNEADYHLQADQEQYLAEAEGKQESLIRYYYADKEDMFDAHSYQKGGLILHMLRKYVGDEAFFKSLNLYLKRNAFTKVEIHDLRKAFEEVTGEDLNWFFDQWFLTAGHPKVKVAHQYANGKVQLQVSQSPSDEDVSQVYRLPVQVEIWTGGKKTTHEITINQSEQVFEFPAAAKPDLVLFDAETQLLAAQVTHPKSESELVYQYYHSDKFLARYESFNELFKILTDEEEEDAETKSKTPALSSRSQAIQQLAKDALNDKSWVIRQMAVRNIPSEVSPDFETLAKKIAIQDTRSYVRAEALGKLIKWQADKYQDVFRQALADKSYYVVATALIGYLRTQPADAEQQLASFRKYTNNDIVLALASYYSQTGNPELFDWFTEKFNRTDMNFLYPFTQLYGDYLQKQSRDVQKKGISYLENIARNSSNEFVRFNAYQTLGLFEEVEGVKEIRNDIRSKETSPKLREFYDNMK